The Granulicella sp. 5B5 nucleotide sequence GGGTGGTTTGGCGGAAGCAGGGCGGGCGGGGTTAGCGCGGTTGTGAAGATTCGGTTGCAATGAGTCCCGATGGGAGGATTTGGCATCCAAGTCTGCGACGGGCTCATACGCGACAGGAGAGATCACAATGGCGACTGCGGCAGAGGTTACGAAGACGTTTAACTGGGTGGCGAACAGGAGATTCACCGGTTTGGGTTTGGCGCGATGCGGATTACCGGCGAGGGAATTTGGGGCGAGCCGAAGGACCGTGAGAGTGCGAAGGCCGTTCTGCGCCGGGTGGTGGAGCTGGGGATCGACTTTATCGACACGGCGGATGCGTATGGGCCGGATGTGAGCGAACAACTGATTGGCGAGACGCTGGCGCCGTACGAAAAAGGCACGGTGATCGCGACCAAGGGCGGACTGACGCGACAAGGGCCGAATGCGTGGCAGCCGGTGGGGCGGCCGGAGTATCTGGAGCAGCAGGTTGAGATGAGCCTGCGGTTTTTGAAGAAGGAGCGGTTGGATTTGTGGCAGCTACATCGGATCGATCCGAAGGTGCCGGTGGAGGAGTCGCTGGGAGCGATCAAGAAGTTTCAGGAGCAGGGGAAGATCCGGTTTGTGGGTTTGAGCGAGGTGTCGGTCGCGGAGATTGAGCAGGCGCGCAAGGTGGTGGAAATTGTGAGCGTGCAGAACAAGTACAACCTGACCGATCGCGCGAGTGAGCCGGTGCTGGAGTATTGCGAGAAGGAAGGGATCGCGTTTATTCCGTGGTTTCCCGTGGCGGCGGGCAAGCTGACGCAGCCGGGTGGCGCGATGGACGCGCTGGCGAAGAAGCATGATGCGACAGTAGCGCAGCTGTCGCTGGCGTGGCTGCTGCACCGGTCGCCGGTGATGATTCCGATTGCCGGGACATCGTCAGTGAAGCACCTGGAGGAGAACGTGAAGGCGCGCGACCTGGTGTTGAGTGTAGACGAGTGGCTTGAGTTGGAAGCGGCGGCAAAGTAACCGATAGGAGATATTTGATGGGTCTGGAGTTGAACGCGAAGGAGACGGCGCTGGTGCTGATTGACCTGCAGAACGGGATCGTGGGCAGGCAGCTGGCGCCGTATAGCGGCAAGGATATTGTGAGCAAGGGCTCTCATTTGGCGAATGCGATACGCGCGGCGGGTGGAACGGTGGTGTATGTGCATGTGCTGGTGAACGAGGTGTTGCCGCTGCAAGCAGACCGTGCGATGCCGCGGCCGAGCGAGCCGTATCCGCCAGAGGCTTCAGAGCTGGTGGAGAGCGCGGGATATCAGGACGATAAAGATGTATTGATCACGAAGCGGCAGTGGGATGCGTTTTATGCGACAGGCCTCGACCAGGCACTGCGGCGTCGTGGCGTGAAAACAATTGTGTTGGGTGGGATTGCGACGAACTTCGGCGTGGAGTCGACGGCGCGGTCGGCGCAGGCGCATGGGTATGAGATCGTGTTCGTCGAAGATGCCATGACGACGATGTCGGCTGAGATGCACAAGTTTGCGGTAGAGGTGCTGTTTCCGATCATCGGGCGCGTGCGGACGAGCAATGAGGTGATGCAGGCGCTGGGTGCGGAAGGCGCGTCGGCGGCTAGTGAGCCTGCGGCGGTCGTCCATGGAGAGCAGGGGGCGTATAACTAGCGCACATTTTTGCGCACGCTGCTATGCAAAGAGGAGTCACTTAACGGGTGGCTCCTCTTTGTCTTTGGTGGGGGCGAGGTTGGTGATGCGGAAGCCGGGTGCGCGGTAGTCGGCGGGGCGATAGCTTTCGGGGATGGTGGTGTGGTTGCCGTCGCGCATGGAGCTGTAGTGCGAGGACATGATTTCGACGCCAGCTTCGTTGAAGGTGTCCTGGATCTTGGTGTGGAGATCGGAATAGGTGCGCGCCATAACGCTGGGCTTGGCGGTGTAGCCGTTGATCTCGTACTGGACGTAGAAGTCGTCAAGTGCCTTTTGCAGGACGAAGGGAGCGGGGTCATGGAGGATGTTGTCGGTGGCGAGCGCGGCGGTGATGAGCAGTTGGTGGACGGTGCGCCAGGGAGCGTCGTACCCGATGGTGACCGAGGTGTGCAGGATGAGGCCTTCGCGCTGCACGGAGGCGCTGAAGTTGCTGATATGGCTGCTGAGGACGAGCGAGTTAGCGATGGTGGTTTCGACGTTCTTGATGGTGCGGATGCGAGTGACGAGGAGGTTCTTTTCGATGATGTCGCCTTCGGTGTTGTCGATGCGGACGCGGTCGCCGGGGTTGAAGGCGCGCATGTAGGTGAGGATGATGCCGGAGACGATGTTCGCAACCGCGGAACTGGAGCCTAGCGAGATGAGCGCGCCAACAAAGACTGCAACGCCCTGAAAGGCGGGCGACTTGGAGCCGGGCAGGTATGGAAAGACGATGATGAGCGTGAGCGCGAAGAGAAGAAAACGGACGATCTTCCAGGTGGGATCGGCCCACTCGGGATAGAAGCCGCGAATGACGACGTTTTTCTTGCCGATCTCACGGAAGACGGTGGCGATGAACTTGCCGATGTAATACACGACGGCGAGGATGACCGCGATGAAGAAGAGATTGGGGAGATAAGCGACGACCGCGCTGATGACAATTTTGAGCGGAGAGACAACGTAGCTGACTAACTGCTGCGCATACGGCTCAGTCCAGGGGAAGAAGCGCAGAACGACGTAAGCATAGAGGTAGAGCAGATTGAGGACGAGCGCGAGGCGGAAGAGGCGGACGAGTCCGATGGCGCCGCCGGAGAGTTTATCCGCGGAGAGGAGTTCGAAGCGCTGGATGCGCAGCGCGGTGCCGTGCCAGGCGTGGAGGCGAGCGTAGATCTTCGCGAAGATCAGCGCGAGCAGGCGGAAGAGAAGAACGAGAAGGAGCGTAACCAATAGGGCGTAGACCGCGCCGATGGAGATGCTCTTGAGGCTGTACTGGTGGCGCAGTTGCGTGATTGCGGAGCTGGTGATGGTGATGTACTGTCTGGCGAGTTGTTGGCGAGGGGTGTGGGCCAGGGTCGCATCCGCATCGGTGACGCTCATGAGGACTAGGTCGCTGGCCATGATGTCGGTGGAGTCTTCGCCGTCGGAGATGGTGAGTGAGGAGGGGTTGAAGGTGACATCCTTGGAGAGCTTGCCGATGCGGGCCGTGATGGCCCTGGCACGTGCGGAGGCAGGGAAAGAGAGCACGCCGGGCACGGAGAAGAGGACCTTGCCGTCGATGGTGACGGGGGACTCGGGGACAGGTATGGCAGGTTTGGCTGGGGCGGGCTGGGCGTCGTGCTTGGCTTCTGTATGCGTGACGCGCTGCGCGGACACGAAGGCTGGAGCGGTGAAGCAGAGCGAGGTGAGTAAGGCCGCGAGAGCCGCTTTGGGTTTCAGACGCATGAAGCACCCCGGAGTGATACGCCTCCCATCTTCGCAGATGTGCGTTGAGGCTGCGACGGTTATTCGGGGCGCGTGGATGGCGAGAGGTAAAAGAGTGCGGTGACGAGGAAGATGGCGGCACCGGCGGAGAGCATTCCTGTGGAGTAGCCGCCGGTGTGCTGATGCAGCCAGCCGAGCGCGGAGGGGCCGGCGAACCCACCGAGGTTGCCGAGGGCGTTGATGAGGGCGATCATGCCGGCAATGGCGGTGACTCGCTGGCCGAGTGTGACCTGCGCCCAGAAGGGCGGCGTGGCCGCGAGTGCTCCTGCGGAGCCAAGGCCGAAGGCGGTCATCGCGATGATGAGCGCGAGCGTGCCGTGCGGGATGTGCGCGGTGATGGAGGTTGCCGCGTAACCGAAGGCGGCGAGAAGCAAGGGAACGGTGAGCGTCCAGCGGCGCGTGGGGGCGCGGTCGACGACGTATCCCCAACCGAGCATGATGACGGCCGAGCCGAGGTAGACGAGCGAGACGTGCCAACCGATGGCGGCGGTGGCGACACCCATGCCTCCGAGGATCTTGGGCAGCCAGAAGCTCTGCGCGTAGAGGCCGAACTGCATGGCGAAGTAGATGAGCGCGAAGAGGAGCAGGTGACGGATGGGGCCGACGTCGAG carries:
- a CDS encoding aldo/keto reductase produces the protein MRITGEGIWGEPKDRESAKAVLRRVVELGIDFIDTADAYGPDVSEQLIGETLAPYEKGTVIATKGGLTRQGPNAWQPVGRPEYLEQQVEMSLRFLKKERLDLWQLHRIDPKVPVEESLGAIKKFQEQGKIRFVGLSEVSVAEIEQARKVVEIVSVQNKYNLTDRASEPVLEYCEKEGIAFIPWFPVAAGKLTQPGGAMDALAKKHDATVAQLSLAWLLHRSPVMIPIAGTSSVKHLEENVKARDLVLSVDEWLELEAAAK
- a CDS encoding isochorismatase family protein, yielding MGLELNAKETALVLIDLQNGIVGRQLAPYSGKDIVSKGSHLANAIRAAGGTVVYVHVLVNEVLPLQADRAMPRPSEPYPPEASELVESAGYQDDKDVLITKRQWDAFYATGLDQALRRRGVKTIVLGGIATNFGVESTARSAQAHGYEIVFVEDAMTTMSAEMHKFAVEVLFPIIGRVRTSNEVMQALGAEGASAASEPAAVVHGEQGAYN
- a CDS encoding mechanosensitive ion channel family protein codes for the protein MRLKPKAALAALLTSLCFTAPAFVSAQRVTHTEAKHDAQPAPAKPAIPVPESPVTIDGKVLFSVPGVLSFPASARARAITARIGKLSKDVTFNPSSLTISDGEDSTDIMASDLVLMSVTDADATLAHTPRQQLARQYITITSSAITQLRHQYSLKSISIGAVYALLVTLLLVLLFRLLALIFAKIYARLHAWHGTALRIQRFELLSADKLSGGAIGLVRLFRLALVLNLLYLYAYVVLRFFPWTEPYAQQLVSYVVSPLKIVISAVVAYLPNLFFIAVILAVVYYIGKFIATVFREIGKKNVVIRGFYPEWADPTWKIVRFLLFALTLIIVFPYLPGSKSPAFQGVAVFVGALISLGSSSAVANIVSGIILTYMRAFNPGDRVRIDNTEGDIIEKNLLVTRIRTIKNVETTIANSLVLSSHISNFSASVQREGLILHTSVTIGYDAPWRTVHQLLITAALATDNILHDPAPFVLQKALDDFYVQYEINGYTAKPSVMARTYSDLHTKIQDTFNEAGVEIMSSHYSSMRDGNHTTIPESYRPADYRAPGFRITNLAPTKDKEEPPVK